A genomic window from Micromonospora violae includes:
- the urtC gene encoding urea ABC transporter permease subunit UrtC yields MTAVTPARPSTAVQPAPVGALPPGRPAGGSRLWTAAGFAFGAALLFAVAPLVLSDFRLALLAKYLCVAMVAVGIGIAWGRGGMLTLGQGVFFGLGGYAMAMHLKLADAGPGGMPDFMQLYGQLDELPLWWRPFASPWFALPATVLLPMAVAFGLGSLVFRRRVRGAYFAILSQALAAAMVILLIGQQGTTGGTNGLTDIEGFFGYDLDDPVNQRMVYFIIAATLLALLALTRQLIHSRYGELLVAVRDGEERVRFLGYDPASVKLVAYVVAAGMAGLAGALFVPAVGIISPALIGIVPSIEFVIGVAVGGRATLLGPVLGAVAVAWARTALSERFPGTWTYLQGLLFVVVVAFLPGGLASLWALARRPEAGAPPPRRGWSPLGGRRAERTEVPAP; encoded by the coding sequence ATGACCGCCGTCACCCCCGCCCGGCCCAGCACCGCCGTCCAGCCCGCACCCGTCGGGGCCCTGCCGCCGGGCCGGCCCGCCGGCGGCTCGCGGCTGTGGACGGCCGCCGGTTTCGCCTTCGGCGCGGCGCTGCTGTTCGCCGTCGCGCCGCTGGTGTTGTCGGACTTCCGGCTGGCCCTGCTCGCCAAGTACCTCTGCGTCGCCATGGTCGCGGTCGGCATCGGGATCGCCTGGGGCCGGGGCGGGATGCTCACCCTGGGCCAGGGCGTCTTCTTCGGCCTCGGTGGCTACGCGATGGCCATGCACCTCAAGCTCGCCGACGCGGGTCCAGGAGGGATGCCCGACTTCATGCAGCTGTACGGGCAACTCGACGAGCTGCCGCTGTGGTGGCGGCCGTTCGCCAGCCCGTGGTTCGCGTTGCCCGCCACGGTGCTGCTGCCGATGGCGGTCGCCTTCGGACTCGGCTCGCTGGTCTTCCGCCGCCGGGTCCGCGGCGCGTACTTCGCCATCCTCAGCCAGGCGCTGGCCGCCGCGATGGTGATCCTGCTGATCGGTCAGCAGGGCACCACCGGCGGCACCAACGGGCTCACCGACATCGAGGGCTTCTTCGGCTACGACCTGGACGACCCGGTCAACCAGCGGATGGTGTACTTCATCATCGCCGCCACGCTGCTGGCGTTGCTCGCGCTGACCCGCCAACTCATCCACAGTCGCTACGGCGAACTGCTGGTGGCGGTCCGCGACGGTGAGGAGCGGGTCCGCTTCCTGGGCTACGACCCGGCGTCGGTCAAGCTGGTGGCGTACGTGGTCGCGGCGGGGATGGCCGGGCTGGCGGGAGCGCTGTTCGTGCCGGCGGTGGGCATCATCTCGCCCGCGCTGATCGGCATCGTCCCGTCGATCGAGTTCGTCATCGGCGTCGCGGTGGGCGGCCGGGCGACCCTGCTCGGTCCGGTGCTCGGCGCGGTTGCGGTGGCCTGGGCGCGTACCGCCCTCTCCGAGCGTTTCCCGGGCACCTGGACGTACCTTCAGGGGTTGCTCTTCGTGGTCGTGGTGGCGTTCCTACCCGGCGGTTTGGCATCGCTGTGGGCGTTGGCCCGCCGCCCTGAGGCCGGCGCGCCACCACCGCGGCGCGGGTGGTCACCACTGGGCGGGCGACGCGCCGAGCGGACGGAGGTGCCTGCTCCATGA
- the ureG gene encoding urease accessory protein UreG — MPAVEPTPPPAAPPHDETVPHTHPEPGVDPHPPLARAGRALRVGIGGPVGSGKTALVAALCRAFADELRLGVVTNDIYTTEDADFLRRAGVLDPARIRAVETGCCPHTAIRDDIGANLDAVDELAETVGPLDLVLVESGGDNLTATFSRGLVDRQIFVVDVAGGDKVPRKGGPGVTAADLLVINKTDLAPMVGADLTVMDRDARARRGDLPTLFLSIVGDPTATSVADWIRHELAHHAALHPLAAPVGPA; from the coding sequence GTGCCCGCCGTCGAACCGACCCCGCCGCCGGCCGCCCCACCCCACGACGAGACCGTTCCGCACACCCATCCGGAGCCGGGTGTGGACCCCCATCCGCCGTTGGCGCGCGCCGGCCGTGCCCTGCGGGTCGGCATCGGTGGTCCGGTGGGCTCCGGTAAGACGGCCCTGGTGGCCGCGCTCTGCCGTGCCTTCGCCGACGAACTGCGGCTCGGCGTGGTGACCAACGACATCTACACGACCGAGGACGCCGACTTCCTGCGGCGGGCCGGCGTGCTGGACCCGGCCCGCATCCGCGCGGTGGAGACCGGGTGCTGCCCGCACACCGCGATCCGTGACGACATCGGCGCCAACCTGGACGCCGTCGACGAGCTGGCCGAGACGGTCGGCCCGTTGGACCTGGTCCTGGTGGAGAGCGGTGGCGACAACCTGACCGCGACCTTCAGTCGGGGGTTGGTCGACCGGCAGATCTTCGTGGTCGACGTGGCGGGCGGGGACAAGGTGCCCCGCAAGGGCGGGCCAGGGGTCACCGCCGCCGACCTGCTCGTGATCAACAAGACCGATCTCGCGCCGATGGTGGGTGCCGACCTCACTGTCATGGACCGTGACGCGCGCGCCCGGCGCGGCGACCTCCCGACCCTCTTCCTGTCCATTGTGGGAGACCCCACCGCCACGTCGGTGGCGGACTGGATCCGGCACGAGTTGGCCCACCACGCCGCTCTGCACCCGCTCGCCGCCCCGGTCGGCCCCGCCTGA
- the urtB gene encoding urea ABC transporter permease subunit UrtB yields MTVLFGQLFTGISIGAVLLLIALGLALTFGQMNVINMAHGEFIMAGAYTTYVLQQSITGAGLSLVVALPVAFVVAGTMGALLEVLLIRRLYARPLDTLLVTWGVSLMLQQLARDIFGSPNVQTRAPELLTGNVALPGGLTVANNRLFILVLALAAVAALTLALRLTPLGRRIRAVVQNRDLAAVSGIATSRVDRTTFFVGSGLAGLAGVALTLLGPIGPTMGTNLIIDAFLVVVVGGIGQLKGSVIVAFALGVLQATGEYLTTLSVAKVIVFVAIVAFLQWRPQGLFTLRTRSLA; encoded by the coding sequence GTGACAGTCCTCTTCGGTCAACTCTTCACCGGCATCAGCATCGGCGCGGTGCTGCTGCTCATCGCGCTCGGCCTCGCGCTGACCTTCGGCCAGATGAACGTGATCAACATGGCGCACGGTGAGTTCATCATGGCCGGCGCCTACACCACCTACGTGCTGCAACAGAGCATCACTGGTGCCGGCCTGTCGTTGGTGGTCGCGCTGCCGGTGGCGTTCGTGGTCGCCGGCACCATGGGTGCCCTGCTGGAGGTGCTGCTCATCCGCCGGCTCTACGCCCGGCCACTGGACACCCTGCTGGTCACCTGGGGTGTGTCACTGATGTTGCAACAACTGGCCCGGGACATCTTCGGCAGCCCGAACGTGCAGACCCGCGCACCCGAGCTGCTCACCGGCAACGTGGCGCTGCCCGGCGGGCTGACCGTCGCCAACAACCGGCTGTTCATCCTGGTCCTGGCGCTGGCCGCGGTGGCGGCGCTCACCCTGGCCCTGCGGCTCACCCCGCTCGGGCGTCGCATTCGCGCGGTGGTGCAGAACCGCGACCTCGCCGCCGTGTCCGGCATCGCCACCTCCCGGGTCGACCGGACGACCTTCTTCGTCGGCTCCGGCCTGGCCGGGCTCGCCGGGGTGGCCCTCACCCTGCTCGGCCCGATCGGCCCGACCATGGGCACCAACCTGATCATCGACGCCTTCCTGGTCGTCGTGGTCGGCGGGATCGGCCAGCTCAAGGGCAGCGTGATCGTCGCCTTCGCCCTCGGCGTGCTCCAGGCAACCGGGGAGTACCTGACCACCCTCAGCGTCGCCAAGGTGATCGTGTTCGTGGCGATCGTCGCGTTCCTCCAGTGGCGGCCACAGGGCCTGTTCACCCTGCGGACCAGGAGCCTCGCATGA
- the urtE gene encoding urea ABC transporter ATP-binding subunit UrtE, whose protein sequence is MLTLRGVHAGYGRSRVLHGVDLAVPPDGVAAVLGHNGAGKSTLLRVAAGLLRPSAGTVELDGVDVTRAAPHERVARGMAYVPQGQQCFPHLTAAENLRLVADGRRDGAVATAEVLDLFPALRPLLRRRAGLLSGGQRQQLAIARALITRPRLLMLDEPTEGIQPSVVAEIQERIVELTRQSGFSVLLVEQHLGFALRVADRYHVLESGRVTSHGDGGVTAEREVRSALAV, encoded by the coding sequence ATGCTGACGCTGCGCGGGGTGCACGCCGGGTACGGGCGCTCTCGGGTGCTGCACGGGGTCGACCTGGCCGTCCCGCCGGACGGGGTGGCCGCCGTACTCGGGCACAACGGTGCCGGTAAGAGCACCCTGCTGAGGGTCGCCGCCGGGCTGCTCCGCCCGAGCGCCGGCACCGTCGAGTTGGACGGCGTGGACGTCACCCGCGCCGCGCCGCACGAGCGGGTGGCGAGGGGGATGGCGTACGTCCCGCAGGGCCAGCAGTGTTTCCCGCACCTGACCGCCGCGGAGAACCTGCGGTTGGTCGCCGACGGTCGACGCGACGGTGCGGTGGCCACGGCGGAGGTGCTGGATCTGTTTCCGGCGCTGCGCCCGCTGCTGCGGCGTCGGGCCGGGCTGCTCTCCGGCGGTCAGCGCCAACAGTTGGCCATCGCCCGCGCCCTGATCACCCGGCCGCGGTTGCTGATGCTGGACGAGCCGACCGAGGGCATCCAACCGTCGGTGGTCGCGGAGATCCAGGAGCGGATCGTCGAGTTGACCCGGCAGTCCGGGTTCAGTGTGCTCCTCGTCGAGCAGCACCTGGGCTTCGCGCTGCGGGTGGCGGACCGCTACCACGTGCTGGAGTCCGGCCGGGTCACGTCGCACGGCGACGGGGGTGTCACGGCGGAGCGGGAGGTCCGGTCGGCCCTGGCGGTCTGA
- a CDS encoding urease accessory protein UreD — MRAFARLVARADGRGGTALVELHGETPLLLRQTPTDGGVATVHLVGGAAGPLAGDDLRLEIEVGAGAAVRVHSVAASIALPGRAGAVSRMAVRAVVHPGGTLHWLPEQLVAAAGCAHLAESRIELAAGASLRWRDELICGRYGETPGGAVVHTQVDYAGRPLLRQSLAVGPRSPGWAGPAVLGGAPATGSLLVVDPTQPAGAPTVEGGVARLPLAGGPATLWTATAPDAHTLRAHLSG, encoded by the coding sequence ATGCGAGCGTTCGCCCGGCTGGTCGCCCGGGCCGACGGTCGGGGCGGCACCGCCCTGGTCGAACTGCACGGCGAAACGCCGCTGCTGTTGCGCCAGACCCCGACCGACGGTGGTGTCGCCACGGTGCACCTCGTCGGCGGGGCGGCCGGGCCGCTCGCCGGGGACGATCTACGCCTGGAGATCGAGGTGGGCGCGGGCGCGGCGGTCCGCGTGCACAGCGTCGCTGCGTCGATCGCCCTGCCGGGCCGCGCGGGTGCCGTCTCCCGGATGGCGGTGCGGGCGGTCGTGCACCCCGGTGGCACGCTGCACTGGCTTCCGGAACAGTTGGTCGCGGCAGCCGGTTGCGCGCACCTCGCCGAGTCCCGGATCGAGCTGGCCGCCGGCGCGAGCCTGCGCTGGCGCGACGAGCTGATCTGCGGCCGGTACGGCGAGACGCCGGGCGGCGCGGTCGTGCACACCCAGGTCGACTACGCGGGGCGGCCGCTGCTGCGCCAGTCCCTCGCGGTGGGCCCACGGTCGCCGGGCTGGGCCGGCCCGGCGGTGCTCGGCGGCGCCCCGGCCACCGGGTCGCTGCTGGTGGTCGACCCGACCCAGCCCGCCGGAGCTCCGACGGTCGAGGGTGGTGTCGCCCGGCTGCCGTTGGCCGGTGGCCCGGCGACCCTGTGGACCGCCACCGCTCCCGACGCGCACACCCTGCGCGCCCACCTCAGCGGCTAG
- a CDS encoding GntR family transcriptional regulator, protein MIGGGRRRRGRTVGASGGRTVARYRAIAADLAAKIRDGHYLPGEALPAQRELSAAYGVTVMTLRQALRELSTEGLIVQQPGKGTFVAPSHAAYQLGSLRSFGDDLREQGHQVHTTVISRAQRRVPSRVAARLRVREAETGLRLERVRAFAGRRAIHQISWVREPHATRLHDVDFTATSLYAALADLGVVVARAAETIRPEVLSADVARHLDEAEGAPVLVSDRITYAPDGTALVTDRATMVGSMVQITADRAATGLSLHYAAV, encoded by the coding sequence ATGATCGGCGGTGGCCGTCGACGACGTGGGCGGACAGTCGGCGCATCGGGAGGCAGAACAGTGGCACGCTACCGGGCCATCGCCGCCGACCTCGCCGCCAAGATCCGCGACGGCCACTACCTGCCGGGCGAGGCGCTGCCCGCGCAACGTGAACTGAGCGCGGCGTACGGCGTCACCGTGATGACCCTGCGGCAGGCCCTGCGCGAGCTGAGCACCGAAGGGCTGATCGTCCAGCAGCCCGGCAAGGGCACCTTTGTCGCACCGTCGCATGCGGCGTACCAGCTGGGATCTCTGCGGAGCTTCGGCGACGACCTGCGCGAGCAGGGCCACCAGGTCCACACGACGGTGATCTCCCGCGCGCAGCGCCGCGTGCCCTCGCGCGTCGCGGCCCGGCTGCGGGTCCGCGAGGCCGAGACGGGCCTGCGCCTCGAACGGGTCCGCGCGTTCGCCGGCCGCCGCGCCATTCACCAGATTTCCTGGGTACGCGAACCGCACGCGACCCGGTTGCACGACGTGGACTTCACCGCTACGTCGTTGTACGCGGCCCTGGCCGACCTCGGGGTGGTGGTGGCCCGGGCGGCGGAGACGATCCGACCGGAGGTGTTGAGCGCGGACGTGGCCCGGCACCTGGACGAGGCCGAGGGAGCGCCGGTCCTGGTCAGCGACCGGATCACGTACGCGCCCGACGGGACGGCCCTGGTGACGGACCGGGCGACGATGGTGGGCAGCATGGTGCAGATCACCGCCGACCGGGCCGCCACCGGGCTGTCCCTGCACTACGCGGCGGTCTAG
- a CDS encoding urease accessory protein UreF, producing the protein MATPSLLLLLADGRFPAGAHAHSGGLEAAVAAGRVTDLSSLEAFLVGRLATAGLVGAAFAAAAHRAAASAESAARSAALARLDAELDARTAAPALRAVSRRQGRALLRAGRTIWPDAPFADLPTTPGGAHQPLVLGLLCAAAGLSRVETATIAAYGTVTGAASAGVRLLGLDPYRVQALLVGLADACDDTAADAARAADDPPERLPAAAAPLADIHAEIHATWEVRLFAS; encoded by the coding sequence ATGGCCACGCCGAGCCTGCTGTTGCTGTTGGCCGACGGACGCTTCCCGGCCGGGGCGCACGCCCACTCCGGTGGTCTGGAGGCGGCCGTCGCCGCCGGCCGGGTCACCGACCTGTCCTCGTTGGAGGCGTTCCTGGTCGGACGGTTGGCCACCGCCGGCCTGGTCGGCGCGGCGTTCGCGGCGGCCGCGCACCGGGCGGCGGCGTCGGCCGAGTCTGCCGCCCGGTCGGCGGCGCTGGCTCGACTCGACGCCGAGTTGGACGCGCGTACCGCCGCCCCGGCGTTGCGGGCGGTCTCGCGCCGGCAGGGCCGGGCACTGCTGCGCGCCGGACGGACCATCTGGCCGGACGCCCCGTTCGCCGACCTGCCCACGACGCCCGGTGGCGCACACCAACCGCTGGTGCTCGGGTTGCTCTGCGCCGCGGCGGGGCTGTCCCGCGTCGAGACCGCCACGATCGCCGCGTACGGGACGGTGACCGGGGCGGCCAGCGCTGGGGTACGCCTGCTCGGCCTCGACCCGTACCGGGTCCAGGCCTTGCTGGTCGGCCTGGCCGACGCCTGCGACGACACGGCCGCCGACGCGGCGCGCGCCGCCGACGACCCACCGGAGCGGCTGCCGGCCGCCGCCGCTCCACTCGCCGACATCCATGCCGAAATCCATGCCACCTGGGAGGTGCGTCTCTTTGCGTCCTGA
- a CDS encoding MarR family winged helix-turn-helix transcriptional regulator, giving the protein MSDVPGAPADLLRSLTRAERLLSRRLGAVLADDALSIEAWRVLCLLADGQGHPMSEVSAEASLPPGTLTKLVDQLVDRNLVFRRVDPIDRRRIRAYLTVRGRREHARLDELVRASIAELGVPDAADLVSQLDDLIGRLDPARQREHADAFGPHR; this is encoded by the coding sequence ATGTCAGACGTGCCCGGGGCGCCAGCCGACCTGCTGCGCTCGCTCACCCGCGCCGAACGGCTGCTCTCCCGCCGGCTGGGTGCCGTGTTGGCCGACGACGCGCTGAGCATCGAGGCGTGGCGGGTGCTCTGCCTGCTCGCCGACGGCCAGGGCCACCCGATGAGCGAGGTGTCCGCCGAGGCCTCGCTGCCGCCGGGCACACTCACCAAGCTGGTCGACCAGCTCGTCGACCGCAACCTCGTCTTCCGCCGGGTCGATCCGATCGACCGTCGACGGATTCGGGCGTACCTGACCGTTCGGGGCCGCCGCGAACACGCCCGCCTGGACGAGCTGGTCCGGGCCAGCATCGCCGAGTTGGGCGTACCGGACGCCGCCGACCTGGTGAGCCAGCTCGACGACCTGATCGGCCGTCTCGACCCGGCCCGGCAACGGGAGCACGCCGACGCGTTCGGCCCGCACCGCTGA
- a CDS encoding substrate-binding domain-containing protein, giving the protein MSAPAPPWLTVDRAVVSIALVYPMRGPAGMFGPTCELCAQLAVEEINRCGGVLGREVRLVPVDGGAPPAEVAAEVEALVSVGAVQGVTGWHISSVRQALAPRVAHRVPYVYTALYEGGERTEGVFLTSETPDAQLWPAMRLLAAEQGVRRWFVVGNDYVWPRRTSRAAVRYALRGGGQVVGRHFLPLDAHDFTEVLRRIEHSDADAVLMLLVGADAVRFNRAFARSGLDQRCLRLSTLMDENMLLASGAGATRRLYSTAGFFAGLVTQENLDFHGEFARRFGVEAPPLGSLGESCYEGVMLLAALIGQARTLDVRAIETAADTVAYHGPRGRLRLRQRHVRQRIYLAEADGLDFTVLAQL; this is encoded by the coding sequence ATGTCCGCGCCGGCACCGCCGTGGCTGACCGTCGACCGTGCCGTGGTCAGCATCGCGCTGGTCTACCCGATGCGCGGGCCGGCCGGCATGTTCGGCCCCACCTGCGAGCTCTGCGCGCAGCTCGCGGTGGAGGAGATCAATCGGTGCGGTGGCGTGCTGGGCCGGGAGGTGCGGCTGGTGCCGGTCGACGGTGGCGCGCCGCCGGCCGAGGTGGCCGCCGAGGTCGAGGCGTTGGTGTCGGTGGGGGCCGTGCAGGGGGTGACGGGGTGGCACATCTCCTCGGTGCGCCAGGCGTTGGCGCCCCGCGTCGCGCACCGGGTGCCGTACGTCTACACCGCACTCTACGAGGGCGGCGAACGTACCGAAGGGGTCTTCCTGACCAGCGAGACGCCGGATGCCCAACTGTGGCCCGCGATGCGGCTGCTCGCCGCCGAGCAGGGGGTGCGTCGCTGGTTCGTGGTGGGCAACGACTACGTGTGGCCGCGCCGGACGTCGCGGGCAGCGGTGCGGTACGCGCTGCGCGGCGGCGGGCAGGTGGTGGGCCGGCATTTCCTGCCGTTGGACGCGCACGACTTCACCGAGGTGTTGCGCCGTATCGAGCACAGTGACGCGGACGCGGTGTTGATGCTGCTGGTCGGCGCCGACGCGGTGCGGTTCAACCGCGCGTTCGCCCGATCCGGCCTCGATCAGCGCTGTCTGCGGCTGAGCACACTGATGGACGAGAACATGCTGCTGGCCAGCGGTGCCGGGGCGACCCGGAGGTTGTACAGCACGGCGGGTTTCTTCGCGGGGCTGGTGACGCAGGAGAATCTCGACTTCCACGGCGAGTTCGCCCGACGGTTCGGGGTGGAGGCGCCGCCGCTGGGCAGCCTGGGGGAGTCCTGCTACGAGGGCGTCATGCTGCTCGCCGCACTGATCGGCCAGGCCCGCACCCTCGACGTCCGGGCCATCGAGACGGCCGCCGACACCGTCGCGTACCACGGGCCGCGGGGGCGGTTGCGGCTGCGCCAGCGGCATGTGCGTCAGCGCATCTACCTGGCCGAGGCCGACGGGCTCGACTTCACCGTGCTCGCCCAGCTCTGA
- the urtA gene encoding urea ABC transporter substrate-binding protein, with translation MSLFRGRRILAGAMTLVAAAAMTACGSKTTDSGGATGVTADVSGDTVKVGLLNSLSGTMAISEVTVRDAIMLAVEEINAAGGVLGRKIQPIGEDGASDWPTFAEKAEKLISEDRVAAVFGCWTSASRKAVKPVFEKNKALLFYPVQYEGLEQSPYIFYTGATTNQQIVPGLDYLKSQGAKSVYLVGSDYVFPRTANKIIKAYAAANGMTVLGEDYAPLGSTEFGTIVNKVKSSGADAVFNTLNGDSNVAFFKEYKSAGLTAAAMPVVSVSIAEEEVKGIGTQYLEGQLTAWNYYQTTPGAANSKFVAAYKAKYGADKPTSDPMEAAYVGVYLWKAMVEKAGAFDVEKVRSASDGITFEAPEGLVTVDGKTQHIAKTARIGKIGADGLITEVWNSGKPVAPDPYLKTYPWASGLS, from the coding sequence ATGTCACTATTCCGGGGCCGCCGCATCCTGGCGGGTGCCATGACCCTGGTCGCCGCGGCCGCGATGACCGCGTGCGGCAGCAAGACCACCGACTCCGGTGGCGCGACCGGCGTCACCGCCGACGTGTCCGGCGACACCGTCAAGGTGGGCCTGCTCAACTCGCTCTCCGGGACCATGGCGATCAGCGAGGTCACCGTCCGCGACGCCATCATGCTCGCCGTCGAGGAGATTAACGCGGCCGGCGGTGTCCTCGGCAGGAAGATCCAGCCGATCGGTGAGGACGGTGCCTCGGACTGGCCCACCTTCGCGGAGAAGGCCGAGAAACTCATCTCCGAGGACCGGGTGGCCGCCGTCTTCGGGTGTTGGACGTCGGCCAGCCGTAAGGCGGTCAAGCCGGTGTTCGAGAAGAACAAGGCGTTGCTGTTCTACCCGGTGCAGTACGAGGGTCTGGAGCAGTCGCCCTACATCTTCTACACCGGAGCGACGACCAACCAGCAGATCGTTCCCGGGCTCGACTATCTCAAGTCGCAGGGCGCGAAGTCGGTCTATCTCGTCGGTAGCGACTACGTCTTTCCGCGGACCGCCAACAAAATCATCAAGGCGTACGCGGCCGCGAACGGGATGACCGTGCTGGGCGAGGATTATGCGCCGCTGGGCTCCACCGAGTTCGGCACCATCGTCAACAAGGTCAAATCGTCCGGCGCGGACGCCGTGTTCAACACGCTCAACGGCGACAGCAATGTGGCGTTCTTCAAGGAGTACAAGTCGGCGGGTCTGACCGCCGCCGCGATGCCGGTGGTGTCGGTGTCGATCGCCGAGGAAGAGGTCAAGGGCATCGGCACGCAGTACCTGGAGGGCCAACTGACCGCCTGGAACTACTACCAGACCACCCCGGGCGCGGCGAACTCGAAGTTCGTGGCCGCGTACAAGGCGAAGTACGGCGCGGACAAGCCGACCAGCGATCCGATGGAGGCCGCGTACGTCGGCGTGTACCTCTGGAAGGCGATGGTCGAGAAGGCCGGCGCCTTCGACGTGGAGAAGGTCCGCTCGGCCTCGGACGGGATCACCTTCGAGGCGCCGGAGGGGCTGGTCACCGTCGACGGCAAGACCCAGCACATCGCCAAGACCGCCCGGATCGGCAAGATCGGCGCGGACGGCCTGATCACCGAGGTGTGGAACTCCGGCAAGCCGGTCGCTCCGGACCCGTACCTCAAGACCTACCCGTGGGCGAGCGGCCTGAGCTGA
- the urtD gene encoding urea ABC transporter ATP-binding protein UrtD, with product MSGERLDGLSVRDVRVSFDGFTAVDGVSLEVPAGDIRFLIGPNGAGKTTLVDAITGLVRATGSVRFGADELLGRPVHRISRLGVGRTFQTSTVFEELSVLQNLDIAAGARRSWATLARRRRGVPDEVAAALETIGLTERATHLAGTLAHGQKQWLEIGMLLVQDARLLLLDEPVAGMSHEERDATGALLETVSRDRTVVVIEHDMDFLRRFARSVTVLHAGRVLSEGTVAQVQADPRVQEVYLGHPVDAGSARTGREA from the coding sequence ATGAGCGGGGAACGGTTGGACGGGTTGTCCGTCCGTGACGTGCGGGTCAGCTTCGACGGTTTCACCGCCGTCGACGGCGTCAGCCTGGAGGTGCCGGCCGGCGACATCCGGTTCCTGATCGGGCCGAACGGCGCCGGCAAGACCACCCTCGTCGACGCGATCACCGGCCTGGTCCGGGCCACCGGCTCGGTCCGGTTCGGCGCCGACGAACTGCTCGGCCGGCCGGTGCACCGGATCAGCCGGCTGGGCGTCGGGCGGACCTTCCAGACCTCGACGGTCTTCGAGGAGCTGTCGGTGTTGCAGAACCTCGACATCGCGGCGGGGGCCCGGCGTAGCTGGGCGACCCTGGCCCGCCGTCGCCGGGGCGTGCCCGACGAGGTGGCCGCCGCGTTGGAGACCATCGGCCTGACCGAGCGGGCCACCCATCTCGCCGGGACGCTCGCGCACGGCCAGAAGCAGTGGCTGGAGATCGGCATGCTGCTGGTGCAGGACGCCCGACTGCTGCTGCTCGACGAGCCGGTCGCCGGGATGAGCCACGAGGAACGCGACGCCACCGGTGCCCTGTTGGAGACGGTGAGCCGGGATCGCACTGTCGTCGTGATCGAGCACGACATGGACTTCCTGCGTCGCTTCGCGCGCAGCGTCACCGTGCTGCACGCCGGCCGGGTGCTCAGCGAGGGCACGGTGGCGCAGGTCCAGGCGGACCCGCGCGTGCAGGAGGTCTACCTTGGCCACCCGGTCGACGCCGGGTCGGCCCGTACCGGCCGGGAGGCATGA